In Flavobacterium piscisymbiosum, the sequence CGTTTTTATCCGCGTTTTTACGAAGTAAATCTGTTTTATCCGCGTCAATATTAGACGCTGATTTTACTGATTCGCTAAAGCGAAAACGCTGATGACAACGGATTTTTCTAATTGCTTATTTGATTAAACTGTTAAATGATTTTATAGATTTCTCCTTAACTTAATACATCGCCAGAAGCCTCGGGATTAAAAACTGTTAGTTTTTTTAATTTTAATTGGGAAGCCTTTTTTTTGGCTTCTTTTTTATTTAACTTTATAAAATAACATTAACCTAAAGATTTGATTTATGAAAAAACTAGCGATATCTTGTTTGCTTTTGTCTTGCATTGGATTTCAAAGCTGTAAAAATGATGAAAAACAAAAAGAAGCCGAAGCTGCTCAGGCCGAAGCCGAAAAAACAGTAAGTTCAGAATGCTATAAAGCAGTATATGAAAAGGACACAATTCATCTAAAATTGAACACGCTTAAAAACGGAAAAATTGGCGGTGATATGGTGATGAAGGTGGCAAATGCACCAGAAAAAAGCGGAGAAATCAAGGGAGAATTTCGTGGTGATACTTTATTTGTAGATTATACTTTTAAAGAGGTAACAAGTAAAGATAGAACATTCAAAAATCCGATGGCGTTTTTAAAGAAAGACAAACAACTTATTTTAGGTAACGGAACAATGCAAACCACGATGGGAGTTACTTATTTAGTAAAAGATAAACCAATTGATTTTGATCGCGTAAAATATAAATTTGACAGTGTTGAGTGTTCTGAAAAATAAAAATATACAATCTTTGTAATGGTACGCGAATGACACGGATTTGCTTCGCAAAAACACGGATTTAGGCGGATTTTTTTATTATTTGAAAGTAATATAAACAGGTCTGAATAACCACAATCTTGTCATCCCGAACGAGGGATCTCCGCAAGTAACTCATCCTGCAAAATCGCCAATCTTTGTAGAGCTTCTTGCGGAGATCCCTCGTTCCTCGGGATGACAAAAATGAGGAAAACTGCGATCGTGACTGAAAGCTGAAAACTGAGACTTACTACGTCCGTTCGCTCGCGAGAGGGATAGGAGAACGTTACCTTGTAACGCGGATAGCCTGACAGCATCGCGCTAAGAGGGCGTATAAGCGCAAAGAATTTTTGCCCTCTTGGCGTGATGGTGTCTCGCCCAAAGTATGGTTATAGAAGTGCATAAAAAAAGCCGTTCCTTATTAAGAAACGGCTTTTACTATTTTTGGATTTTTATTTTTTTATAGAACTTCTCCCTTGATTTTAAGGGCAACTCTACCATCAGGGTAGTTTACAGCATTAGTTTCAACGGTAATTGTTTTACGAATTGGACCTGAAACCATGTTGTATTTCACATCAATTTTACCTTTTTTGCCAGGCATAACTGCTGCTGCGGGTTTTGTCACAACGATAGAACTTACAGTAGATTCTGCGCCGGTAATTAATAGTGGTGCATCGCCGGTGTTTGTAAATTCAAAAGAGCGGAGTCCGTTGTCGCTTTTCGAAATTTTTCCGTAATCAATCGTGTTGTCTTGGGCTGCAAATTCAATTTTTGGGCCATTTTGTGCATAACCTATTGCGCTAAACAATACGACTGCAATAAAAGAGGCTACATTTTTCATTTTGAAATTGTTTTTAAGTTGTAAGTAAATATACATTCTTTTAATTAACACACAAATTATTAATTCTCTTTTTATAGTGTACTTAATTATTTACTTTTGCTGTCAGTTATAATTACAAAAATTGAACCACTTTTTTGTTTAATTGTTTAATCGTTAATTCGTTTAATCAATTGATGGTCTGCAAGCGGGATTCGCAAAGCAAAAACAGTTAAGCAATAAAACGATTCAGCAATTAAACAAATTAACGATTAAACAAACCTATTTAAATGACAATTCCAGCACAATTTGACGCTAAGACGATTGAGAACAAATGGTATGATTACTGGATGAAAAACAACTATTTTCATTCAGAACCAGATCATAGAACGCCGTATACTATTGTAATTCCGCCTCCAAACGTCACTGGTGTCTTGCATATGGGACATATGTTAAATAATACAATTCAGGATGTTTTAATTCGTAGAGCCCGTCTTAAAGGTTTCAATGCTTGTTGGGTTCCGGGAACGGATCACGCATCTATTGCTACTGAGGCAAAAGTTGTAGCAAAACTAAAAGCAGAAGGAATCAATAAAAATGATTTGACCCGCGAAGAATTTTTAGCACATGCCTGGGAATGGACAGATAAATATGGTGGAGTAATTCTTGATCAGCTTAAAAAACTAGGTGCTTCATGCGACTGGGAACGTACCAAATTTACTATGGATCCTGATATGTCGGCATCTGTAATAAAATCGTTTGTAGATTTATACAACAAAGGATTGATCTACAGAGGTTACCGTATGGTAAACTGGGATCCTGAAGCTAAAACTACTTTGTCTGACGAAGAAGTAATTTATGAAGAACAACAAGGAAAATTATTTTTCCTGAAATATAAAATAGAAGGATCTGAAGATTTCTTGACTATTGCAACAACACGTCCTGAGACTATCTTTGGCGATACTGCTATTTGTATCAACCCAAATGACGAACGTTTTACACATTTAAAAGGGAAAAAAGCGATTGTTCCTATTTGTGGAAGAGTGATTCCAATTATCGAAGATGAATATGTAGATGTAGAATTTGGAACCGGATGTTTGAAAGTGACTCCGGCGCACGACATGAACGATAAAACGTTAGGTGAAAAACACAATCTTGAAATCGTTGATATTTTTAATGAAGATGCAACATTAAACAGCTTCGGATTGCATTATCAGGGAAAAGATCGTTTTGTGGTTCGTACTGAAATTGCAAAAGAACTGGAAGAAATTGGCGCTTTGGCAAAAACCGAAATCCATTTGAATAAAGTAGGAACATCTGAAAGAACCAAAGCGGTAATCGAACCAAGATTATCAGACCAATGGTTCTTGAAAATGGAAGATTTAGTAAAACCTGCAATTAAGTCAGTTTTAGAAACAGGAGATATTAAATTACATCCAAAACGTTTCGAGAATACTTACGCGCATTGGTTAAACAATATTCGTGATTGGAATATCTCTCGCCAGTTATGGTGGGGACAACAAATTCCGGCGTATTATTACGGAGACGGAAAAGAAGATTTTGTAGTTGCAGAAAATATTGAAGATGCTTTAGTTTTAGCAAAGGAAAGAACTTCTAACAACTCACTTACAACATCTGACTTAAGACAAGATGTTGATGCCCTTGACACATGGTTTTCTTCATGGTTATGGCCAATGTCAGTTTTTGGCGGAATCATGGATCCGGAAAGTGCAGATTATAAATATTATTATCCAACAAACGACTTGGTTACAGGTCCGGATATTTTGTTTTTCTGGGTTGCGAGAATGATTATTGCAGGTTATGAATATGCAGGCGAAAAACCATTTACGAATGTATATTTAACAGGTTTGGTGCGTGATAAACAACGTCGTAAAATGTCTAAATCATTAGGGAATTCTCCTGATCCTTTAGATTTGATCGAAAAATTTGGTGCCGATGGTGTTCGTGTAGGATTGCTTTTGAGCGCTTCTGCAGGAAACGATATTATGTTTGATGAAGAGTTATGCCTACAAGGAAAATCATTCACAAACAAGATTTGGAATGCCTTTAAATTAGTTAAAGGTTGGGAAGTTTCTGAAACAATCCCGCAACCGGAATCATCAAAAGTAGCGATCGAATGGTACGAAGCGAAGTTGCAGCAAACTTTAGTAGATATTGAAGATAATTTCGAAAAATACAGAATTTCAGATTCATTAATGGCCATTTATAAATTGGTTTGGGATGATTTCTGTTCTTGGTTTTTAGAGATGATCAAACCGGCGTATCAACAGCCAATTGATAAAGCTACGTTTGATAAAGCAATCGAAATGTTAGAAAGTAACTTGAAATTGTTACACCCTTTCATGCCGTTCTTAACAGAGGAAATTTGGCATTTAATTGCTGATAGAACTCCGGAAGAAGCTTTAATTGTTTCAACATGGCCAGAATTAAAACCTTTTAATGCAGGTTTGATTGCTGATTTTGAAAGTACAATCGAGGTAATTTCTGGAATTAGAACAATCAGAAAAGATAAAAATATTCCGTTTAAAGATACTATCGAATTAAAAGGAATTAATAGCGAGAATCTTTCGACTTATTTTGATACCATCGTAACGAAATTAGGAAACATTTCTGCTTTCGAATATGTTTCTGCTAAAGTGGATGGAGCGTTATCTTTCCGTGTAAAATCAAATGAATATTTTATTCCGATTTCAGGAGGAAATATTGATGTTGAAGCTGAAATTGCAAAACTAACTGCAGAGTTGGTTTACACACAAGGTTTCTTAAAATCGGTTCAGGCGAAATTATCAAACGAGAAATTCGTTGGCGGAGCACCGGAAAAAGTTTTGGCTAACGAAAGACAAAAAGAAGCAGATGCTTTGGCGAAGATTGCTACAATCGAGCAGAGTATTGCTGGTTTGAAATAAGAAATAAGCCAGATTAAATAATAAGTATGATCCTAACAGGTTTCAAAACCTGTTAGGTATTAAGATAAAAACCCGATAAATTTTTAAAATTTGTCGGGTTTTGTTTTACAATAAATTCTCTGATTTTTTTATAAAAAAATGTCTTATTTTTTGATTTTCATATCTTAAAATGATATAATTTTAGTACGATTTTACGTTAAAAATAAAACTGAGATTATAATGAAAAAATTGGTGTTCTGCGTATTTGTTTTTTGTCTTTTTTTGGGATGTTCCAATAAAATAGAGAAGGTAGAAAAGTCTTTTTATTACTGGAAAAGTAACAATTCGCAATTGTCTGAAAAAGAAAGGGCTACGATGGAAAATTTGCATGTGAATACATTGTATGTCAAGTTTTTTGAAGTCGATCATGACGAAAATTTTGGTGATTTTCCGATATCAAAAACATCATTAAGATATTTTGGTGAAGCAACACTAACCATTGTTCCTACCGTATATATTAAAAATGAAGTTTTTAAAAACACCAACAAAAAAAGAATGGATACTCTGGCAGACAATATCAACTTCCTGATAAATAAATATGTCAAAGATAATTTTGGCAGGGCAAATCCTGTGACCGAATTTCAGATGGACTGCGACTGGACATTATCAACAAAGGATAATTATTTTTATTTTTTAAAGAAGTTAAAACAAATTTCTAAAAAAGAGATCAGTTGTACATTGCGATTATACCCTTATAAATACCCTGAAAAAATGGGAATTCCTCCCGTAGACAAAGCAACATTAATGTGTTATAATTTAATAAATCCGCTTGGAGATCATTCAAAAAATTCAATATTAGATGTAAATGAATTAGGTCTCTATCTTAATAAAAAAAGAAAATATCCTGTGCATTTAGATATTGCGTTACCTACTTATTCCTGGATGCAGGTTTATCAGAATAATAAATTCTCGAAAGTGATTTACAACAACGATAAAGAGATTTTAAAATCATTAAAAGAGATAAAACCAATGTGGTATGAAGTAACAAAAGATCAGGTTGTAGATGATTTTTATTTAAGGATAGGAGATAAAATAAAATATGAAAATCTATCTACAGAAAAGATCAATAAAGCCATTGAGGTTATCAAAAAAAATGTTGTTTTTGATCCTGAAACAACCATAACATTATTTCATTTAGATGAAGAACAATTAAGCAAATACAGCAATGAAGAACTTTCTGGCTTTTATACTACTTTTAGTAAGTAACGCAATTTTTGCCTGCGGATTTTATCCTTATAGAGAGGATGTACGGTTTTCATTCTTTAATCCGTTAAATTTTAAATACGATTCGTATTCAGATTTTAATTATTCTACTTATTCATTTAGCATTAATCAAGATCCGTCAGGCGAGGGAATTAAAATTGACGCTAATGAAAATCTATGGCTTCAGTACTGTAAACAAAAAGTGAGTGTAGAAGCTATTAGAACAGTTTTGTTTGAATTCAATTTAGAAGATATTACAGATAAAAGTACGAATGAAATGCTGTGTTATCTTTATAAAATTAAAGATGTAGAAGCTATAAATTATTTAAAATTTGCTAAAAGCTGTGAGGTTTTTAATGGGTTTTACGATGATTCGTGGGAACGAAATAAAATAACCAAGGTAGCAAAACGAACAAAGCTTATAGAGGAAGCCATTTTGCTGTCGAATACAGTAACCAATAGAGAGTTAAAGCAGCGATATACTTTTTTAGCGATACGTTTATCCTATTATAATGATGATAAAGAAAAAATAAGAACATTGTATGATAACGTTTTTGCTTCTCAGAAAAAGGATGATATTTTAAAATACTGGAGTTTATATTTCAGGGTTTTTGCAGAAACAAATAATGCATTATCTAATTTTTATGCTGCGCAGGTTTTTGCAAATGCGCCAGATAAGCGTTTTATGGTTGCAGGTGCATTTAATAATAAAGTACCAATAAACCTGGTTTTGCAATATGCAAAAACAAATCAGGAAAAAGCAAATGTATATTTACTTGCAGGGATAAAAACAACAGATCAATCACTTCATTATTTAAAGCAGATTTATAAATACAATCCAAGAATGGATGGATTGTCCTTTTTATTATTAAGAGAAATTAATAAAGTAGAAGACTGGGTTTTTACGCCTTATTATTCTCTTTTTAATCCTTCTTTGACCTCTTATGATGAAATTGAAAAAATTTCGGTAAAGGAAATCTTCAAACGTGTAGAAAAAGACCGAAAGTATGCAGGACAATTATTAGAATTTGTTAATAATGTAAATTTAAAAAAAACACATGATCCCGCTTTATGGAAAATGAGTAAAGCTTATTTAGCATTTATAACAAAGGATAATCAGAACTGTTTACAACAGATTTCAAAATTAGAGAAAAGCATTCCTAAAAAAGATTCACTTTATTTCAATCAGATTAAAATTATAAAAGCACTTGCATTGACAGCAAATCAGCAAGCAGGAAAAGCAATTATTGAGAATGATGTAAAACAGGTGTTGATTAATAATACAAATCATAAGAAATTTTTATTTGCAATAGGCAGAGAGCTTGAATATAAAGGAAACAGAATTGATGCTGCTTTTTTATACTCTAAGTTAAACGAAAGAGCAGATAACGGCTATGATTCTAGCAATTACGCGTATTGGAAAAGTTCTAAAGGAAAAATTGGTTACTACACCGATTATTACAGTGATTATTTTGATTATATAAATGTTTTTTATTCGCCTGAAGAAGTGCAGAAATTAATCTCGGAATCAACAAAAGCTGACGCTATTGATAAATTCTCGGTATGGAAGCACAGCACTGTTAAAAATGAAACAAAAGAACTGGAAGATTTAATAGGTGTCAAATACATTCGTCAGAATAAATTAGAGGAGGCTTTATCTTATTTTAGTAAAAATGAATACCGATCAGATCGTGAAATTAATTATTCTGATTGCATGTGGGAAAGAGAAAATTGCGATTACAGGTTAAAAGACCCATTTTTTGTTTTAAAATACACACCGGAATTTGTGTTGCAAAAAAAAATATTAAGATTTAATAAATATACAGTAACCCAAAAGTTAATTTCTTATTTAAAAATTGCATCAAATCCAGAAGAGAAAAATAAAGATTACTATAACTTTTTGATCGCAAATTGCTACTACAATATGACATCTTACGGAAGCATTTGGGAAATGCGGCGTTACGGATACGGAGCAGGCACAGAAGAAAGAGATTACCCTGTAGAAGATAATAATGAGTTTTATGAATGTAATCTGGCTAAGAAATATTACAGTTTAGCTTTTAAGAATGCTAAAACAGATAAATTCAAAGCTTTATGTCTGACTATGATGGGTAAGTGCGAGCAAAACAAATTAGTTCATCAATATCCCAACGACTATAATAACCGGATTAAGAATTATGGTGATTTTCTTTTCAAAAAAAATAAATACTATCAGGATTTAAATTCGAAATATGCTGATGATTATGACAGGCTAACATCCAGTTGTAATGCTTTTGAAGAATATTTTAAAGCGAGGAGATAATTAAGACAAACCTAACAGGTTTCAAAAACCTGTTAGGTTTTTTTATATAAAAGATGCTACGCCACGAATTCACGAATTATTATACCACATATTGAAGAATTATTCGTGAATTAGTGGCTGCTTTAAATTAGTATTTTTTTTCTAATCATTACTTTTTCTTTCGATTTAAAACCAAAAACAATGGATAAGAAATTGCCGTAATGGCAACAATAATGATAAAGCTTTTAGGATCGCTGTAAACAAAACCAATTAACAAAGCCAGCGAAGCAGCAATGGCGATAATCGTTGTCCAGGGATACCAGATCGAGCGATATGGCCTTGGCAAATCTGGTTCGGATTTTCTTAATTTTATCAAAGAACAATACGCCAATCCCCAAACGATAATAGAGGTAAAGGCCGCAAATGAAAACAAG encodes:
- a CDS encoding DUF1573 domain-containing protein — protein: MKNVASFIAVVLFSAIGYAQNGPKIEFAAQDNTIDYGKISKSDNGLRSFEFTNTGDAPLLITGAESTVSSIVVTKPAAAVMPGKKGKIDVKYNMVSGPIRKTITVETNAVNYPDGRVALKIKGEVL
- a CDS encoding valine--tRNA ligase, yielding MTIPAQFDAKTIENKWYDYWMKNNYFHSEPDHRTPYTIVIPPPNVTGVLHMGHMLNNTIQDVLIRRARLKGFNACWVPGTDHASIATEAKVVAKLKAEGINKNDLTREEFLAHAWEWTDKYGGVILDQLKKLGASCDWERTKFTMDPDMSASVIKSFVDLYNKGLIYRGYRMVNWDPEAKTTLSDEEVIYEEQQGKLFFLKYKIEGSEDFLTIATTRPETIFGDTAICINPNDERFTHLKGKKAIVPICGRVIPIIEDEYVDVEFGTGCLKVTPAHDMNDKTLGEKHNLEIVDIFNEDATLNSFGLHYQGKDRFVVRTEIAKELEEIGALAKTEIHLNKVGTSERTKAVIEPRLSDQWFLKMEDLVKPAIKSVLETGDIKLHPKRFENTYAHWLNNIRDWNISRQLWWGQQIPAYYYGDGKEDFVVAENIEDALVLAKERTSNNSLTTSDLRQDVDALDTWFSSWLWPMSVFGGIMDPESADYKYYYPTNDLVTGPDILFFWVARMIIAGYEYAGEKPFTNVYLTGLVRDKQRRKMSKSLGNSPDPLDLIEKFGADGVRVGLLLSASAGNDIMFDEELCLQGKSFTNKIWNAFKLVKGWEVSETIPQPESSKVAIEWYEAKLQQTLVDIEDNFEKYRISDSLMAIYKLVWDDFCSWFLEMIKPAYQQPIDKATFDKAIEMLESNLKLLHPFMPFLTEEIWHLIADRTPEEALIVSTWPELKPFNAGLIADFESTIEVISGIRTIRKDKNIPFKDTIELKGINSENLSTYFDTIVTKLGNISAFEYVSAKVDGALSFRVKSNEYFIPISGGNIDVEAEIAKLTAELVYTQGFLKSVQAKLSNEKFVGGAPEKVLANERQKEADALAKIATIEQSIAGLK